From one Mya arenaria isolate MELC-2E11 chromosome 4, ASM2691426v1 genomic stretch:
- the LOC128232273 gene encoding uncharacterized protein LOC128232273 has product MNSLGYGISYSELRMFLSSAAEHAIKTQCITETGGLVPDNITHKRDGGQLVVGVADNWDHNEKTTDGKGTTHAMTSILVSPKVSADRQIPRLQRSTNRSFDKNCVPGGSLCSITPYRKPINRPCPTFEPVVSLEEVNPTVTPAVTQSRLKELLYSFGRCSVFCDDISERSIYPPWDGFHAKTMFDATASVSNVAFNPIIMATPTDYSTIYTVLLRLKECMNALGQQYAPVIFDMSLLAKALEIVWCNRDELQGVIPCEGGMHLLMSVFAGIGYLYGDAGLRHLLSESGVYAAGTVNNILTGKDFDRALTAFKIIDEALNSRLLTNFEAWCIENDIDLDEDLGMALRNIKDINSMTVTEKDIWGNIATTKLLPLLEEFRTESRQISPIFKLWDEYLTRVSEPLKLFISSTREPDWTVHKYSKLCLLPLLFASNRTSYAKNMTVQVLNMNRLPREAEDGFLQGLFTAKLSSGKFNNVWLDYTLEATENKALKGTGGIIGLTMKDGALARWFLSRPLASRYSTMFHNNVCHKNEKDGTHHADTKAKRENYDRNVNKMVSMFDSSFVDPFNTKKAPERLVNFATCQQSTDEIELNMLSCIDKGEEMLKAFVSERLKANQKAQTRQ; this is encoded by the exons ATGAATAGTCTAGGGTACGGAATTTCATATTCGGAACTCAGAATGTTTCTCTCCTCTGCTGCTGAACATGCAATCAAAACACAATGCATAACTGAAACAGGTGGTCTTGTTCCtgacaatataacacacaaACGTGATGGTGGCCAACTTGTTGTAGGGGTAGCAGACAACTGGGATCACAACGAAAAAACAACTGATGGCAAGGGCACGACACATGCTATGACATCTATACTGGTTTCACCAAAGGTCAGCGCTGACAGGCAGATTCCAAGGTTGCAAAGATCGACAAACAGAAGTTTCGACAAAAATTGCGTCCCAG GGGGTAGCTTGTGCAGCATAACTCCGTATAGAAAGCCAATCAACAGACCATGCCCGACATTTGAACCTGTTGTTTCTCTAGAGGAAGTTAATCCAACCGTCACACCAGCTGTAACTCAATCAAGATTGAAAGAGTTACTTTACAGTTTTGGCCGATGCTCAGTGTTCTGTGATGATATTTCAGAACGAAGTATATATCCACCATGGGATGGGTTTCATGCCAAAACAATGTTTGACGCAACAGCAAGTGTCTCAAATGTTGCATTTAACCCCATAATTATGGCAACACCAACTGATTATAGTACCATATACACTGTACTGTTGCGATTGAAAGAGTGTATGAATGCCTTAGGACAACAATACGCCCCGGTAATCTTCGATATGAGTCTGCTGGCAAAAGCATTAGAAATTGTTTGGTGTAACCGAGATGAATTACAAGGAGTTATACCTTGCGAAGGAGGAATGCACCTTTTAATGTCTGTATTTGCAGGAATTGGGTATCTTTATGGAGATGCAGGTCTTCGACATTTACTCTCAGAGTCTGGTGTATATGCTGCAGGCACTGTAAACAACATATTGACGGGGAAAGACTTCGACAGAGCGCTTACCGcatttaaaataatagatgAAGCTTTGAACTCTCGTCTTCTTACCAACTTTGAAGCTTGGTGCATTGAAAATGATATAGACCTAGATGAAGATTTAGGTATGGCTCTGAGAAACATAAAAGACATCAATAGCATGACAGTTACTGAAAAAGACATTTGGGGAAATATAGCCACAACCAAACTTCTTCCTTTATTGGAAGAATTTAGGACAGAATCCCGGCAAATCTCtccaatatttaaattatgGGATGAGTACTTGACAAGAGTTTCAGAACCTTTAAAACTGTTCATATCATCAACTCGCGAACCTGACTGGACTGTCCATAAGTATTCAAAACTTTGCCTGCTTCCATTGTTGTTTGCATCCAATAGGACCTCGTACGCTAAGAACATGACTGTCCAAGTTCTGAATATGAACAGACTACCAAGAGAAGCAGAAGATGGATTTCTACAGGGCTTATTTACTGCAAAATTGTCGAGTGGCAAATTCAACAACGTCTGGCTGGACTACACTCTGGAAGCTACAGAAAATAAAGCTCTTAAAGGCACAGGTGGAATTATTGGTCTAACAATGAAAGATGGTGCTTTAGCACGATGGTTTCTCTCACGGCCATTAGCATCTAGATACTCAACTATGTTCCACAATAATGTCtgtcataaaaatgaaaaggaTGGAACCCATCATGCAGATACCAAAGCAAAACGAGAAAACTATGATAGAAACGTGAACAAAATGGTATCAATGTTTGACAGTTCGTTTGTTGATCCATTCAATACCAAAAAGGCACCCGAAAGACTTGTTAACTTCGCAACATGTCAGCAATCAACAGATGAAATTGAACTAAATATGTTGAGCTGCATTGATAAGGGAGAGGAAATGTTGAAGGCCTTTGTATCGGAAAGACTGAAAGCAAACCAAAAGGCTCAGACCCGCCAGTAA